A single window of Gopherus flavomarginatus isolate rGopFla2 chromosome 15, rGopFla2.mat.asm, whole genome shotgun sequence DNA harbors:
- the SSH1 gene encoding protein phosphatase Slingshot homolog 1 isoform X2, whose protein sequence is MALVTLQRSPTPSAASSASASELEVGSDEDRKLNLSLSESFFMVKGAALFLQQGNSPQGQRSLQHPHKNAGDLPQHLQVMINLLRCEDRIKLAVRLESTWTDRVRYMVVVYSSGRQDTEENILLGVDFSSKESKSCTIGMVLRLWSDTKIHLDGDGGFSVSTAGKMHIFKPVSVQAMWSALQILHKACEVARRYNYFPGGMALVWATYYESCISSDQSCINEWNTMQDLESTRPDSPALFVDKPTEGEKTERFIKAKLRSIMMSKDLENVTSKEIRNELEKQMNCNLKEFKEFIDNEMLLILGQMDKPSLIFDHLYLGSEWNASNLEELQGSGVYYILNVTREIDNFFPGLFAYHNIRVYDEETTDLLAHWNEAYHFINKAKKNHSKCLVHCKMGVSRSASTVIAYAMKEFGWSLEKAYNYVKQKRSIARPNAGFMKQLLEYEGILDASKQRHNKLWKQQAESNLRQNADDSTGPSDFLLDSLDIDLENRLSDLDAPSQSTYLDNRANMEARGFHYCFRRLSDSLLENKLPGDREIFFQVEDLERDVLLEQANLLVDQPPPVPPEAAADTMKAKEKAEPLAELRSFCEKEVKKLESSMPKGRSVPSQADQGKEGIRGESPVERWKRRLSVHKEENLLNRENLNNNNSKRSCPEEFERDAIFGILSKVKPPYQSCTDCMYSSASASAEASGEQYETLNPAAACCSSTICTQPSLLSHVTSNSSDQMPSKSQAEEIMRAKNDVLPPLLQGTSVLEGGTCKSVVDQHCNISEKPKDAPKTPVKALLARRNSHCEKSPLNTEVMKEESPSRKDVKPTKDLKYLLFSKDLEKPTTNSYLMQHQESLIQLQKAGLVRKHTKELERLKSVPSESSLLVRESSMSRIDASIPEENQDLALHQSPVSLLGPAPLMSEDTENDVEKLEAKNPLQGLSQKTSTPVLCRLEHMSSYTKDFLKTICYTPSSSRSSNLTRSSSSDSIHSVHGKPGLVKQRTQEIETRLRLAGLTVSSPLKRSNSLAKLGCLNLSSEDLSSDIDVSTLMNSKEAKSSESSMLCESQSSLRSVDVSSKLLANSATGNWKSTLWKGKS, encoded by the exons CTTAAGTGAGAGCTTTTTCATGGTGAAAGGAGCAGCGCTTTTCTTACAACAGGGAAACAGTCCACAAGGCCAGCGGAGTCTGCAGCATCCTCACAAGAATGCAG GTGACTTGCCTCAGCACCTTCAAGTGATGATCAACCTTCTGCGCTGTGAGGACAGAATCAAATTG GCTGTGCGCTTGGAAAGCACGTGGACAGATCGAGTCAGATACATGGTGGTCGTGTATAGCAGTGGGCGGCAAGACacagaagaaaacattttactgGGAGTGGACTTTTCCAGCAAAGAAAG TAAAAGCTGCACTATCGGGATGGTCTTGCGCCTGTGGAGTGATACCAAGATACATCTTGATGGAGATGG TGGATTTAGTGTGAGCACTGCAGGGAAGATGCATATCTTCAAACCAGTTTCTGTGCAAGCTATGTG GTCTGCCCTGCAGATCCTCCACAAAGCTTGTGAGGTCGCACGGAGGTACAATTACTTCCCAGGTGGAATGGCTCTGGTCTGGGCCACATACTATGAAAGCTGCATCAGTTCGGACCAGAGTTGCATCAATGAGTGGAACACGATGCAGGACCTGGAGTCGACACGCCCCGATTCCCCAGCGTTGTTTGTTGACAA gccaactgagggggaaaaaacagagcggTTCATTAAAGCCAAACTCCGAAGTATCATGATGAGCAAAGATCTGGAAAACGTGACCTCCAAGGAA ATACGAAATGAGCTGGAGAAGCAGATGAACTGCAACTTGAAAGAATTCAAGGAATTTATAGACAATGAAATGCTGCTTATCCTGGGGCAGATGGACAAACCATCTCTGATTTTTGATCACCTGTATCTG GGGTCTGAGTGGAATGCCTCCAATCTGGAAGAGCTTCAAGGCTCGGG TGTCTACTACATTTTAAATGTCACCAGGGAGATAGATAATTTTTTTCCTGGTCTATTTGCATATCATAATATCCGGGTGTATGACGAGGAGACGACAGACCTCCTGGCTCACTGGAACGAGGCATATCATTTCATAAATAAAGCCAA GAAAAATCACTCTAAGTGTCTGGTACACTGCAAAATGGGTGTTAGCCGGTCTGCCTCTACGGTTATAGCTTATGCAATGAAGGAATTTGGCTGGTCCTTGGAAAAAGCCTATAATTATGTGAAGCAAAAACGCAGCATTGCAAGACCAAATGCAGGCTTCATGAAACAGCTGCTGGAATATGAAGGAATTTTAGATGCAAG CAAACAGCGTCATAACAAGCTGTGGAAGCAGCAAGCAGAGAGCAACCTACGCCAGAATGCAGATGATTCTACGGGGCCCAGTGACTTCCTGCTCGATAGCTTAGACATCGATCTGGAAAACCGTCTATCTGACCTGGACGCGCCTTCACAGTCCACGTACTTGGACAACAGAGCCAATATGGAGGCCAGGGGGTTTCACTACTGCTTCCGGCGCCTGTCCGACTCGTTGCTGGAGAACAAGCTGCCTGGTGACAGGGAAATATTTTTCCAGGTGGAGGATCTGGAGCGAGACGTGCTTTTGGAGCAGGCCAATTTGCTGGTTGATCAGCCTCCCCCAGTCCCTCCTGAGGCTGCGGCAGATACAATGAAGGCCAAGGAGAAAGCAGaaccactggcagagctgagaagtTTCTGCGAGAAGGAAGTGAAGAAGCTGGAGTCCAGCATGCCAAAGGGGAGGAGTGTGCCCAGTCAGGCGGATCAGGGAAAGGAAGGCATCAGGGGGGAAAGTCCTGTGGAGAGGTGGAAGCGGCGCCTATCTGTGCACAAGGAGGAGAACTTACTGAACAGAGAGAACTTGAATAACAACAACAGCAAGAGGAGCTGCCCAGAGGAGTTCGAG CGCGATGCCATATTTGGAATCCTCAGTAAAGTCAAGCCTCCCTACCAGTCATGCACTGACTGCATGTATTCCTCAGCCAGTGCATCTGCTGAAGCCTCTGGGGAGCAGTATGAGACGCTGAATCCAGCTGCCGCGTGCTGCAGTTCTACAATCTGTACTCAGCCTTCACTCCTCTCCCATGTGACTTCTAACTCGTCGGACCAAATGCCTAGCAAGTCGCAGGCTGAGGAAATAATGAGGGCTAAAAATGATGTTTTGCCTCCATTGCTGCAGGGAACTAGTGTTTTGGAAGGTGGCACCTGCAAATCTGTGGTGGATCAGCATTGCAATATTTCTGAAAAGCCAAAAGATGCACCAAAAACACCTGTCAAAGCACTGCTTGCCAGGAGAAATTCCCACTGTGAGAAGAGCCCTCTGAATACAGAAGTGATGAAGGAAGAGTCTCCATCCAGAAAAGATGTCAAACCCACGAAGGACCTGAAGTACTTGCTGTTTAGCAAAGATTTGGAAAAGCCAACCACAAACAGTTATTTGATGCAGCATCAAGAATCTCTTATTCAGCTTCAGAAAGCTGGCTTAGTTAGGAAACATACCAAAGAACTGGAGCGTCTGAAGAGTGTGCCATCAGAATCCTCATTGCTGGTAAGAGAGAGCTCCATGAGCAGAATTGATGCTAGTATACCAGAGGAAAACCAAGATTTGGCTTTGCACCAAAGCCCAGTATCTCTTCTGGGTCCAGCACCTTTAATGTCTGAAGACACAGAGAATGATGTGGAGAAGTTAGAGGCCAAAAACCCCTTACAGGGACTGTCTCAGAAAACCTCCACGCCTGTCCTATGCAGGCTGGAACACATGAGCAGTTACACAAAGGACTTTCTGAAGACCATATGTTATACACCGTCATCTTCCAGGAGTTCCAACTTGACGCGCAGTTCTAGTAGCGACAGCATACACAGTGTGCATGGGAAACCTGGTCTGGTGAAACAACGAACTCAGGAAATCGAAACCAGGCTACGACTTGCTGGTTTGACTGTTTCTTCCCCTCTGAAGAGATCCAATTCTCTTGCCAAGCTAGGGTGTCTTAACTTGTCCTCTGAGGACTTATCAAGTGACATAGATGTGTCAACGCTAATGAACTCAAAAGAGGCTAAATCAAGTGAGTCTTCCATGCTTTGCGAGTCACAATCCTCTCTGAGGAGCGTGGACGTAAGCTCCAAACTGCTAGCAAATTCAGCCACAGGAAACTGGAAGAGCACACTTTGGAAGGGCAAAAGCTGA